One Mycolicibacterium parafortuitum DNA segment encodes these proteins:
- a CDS encoding diacylglycerol-binding protein, translating to MKLRIPEALALFLLGAVAALIGDHSHVATGTTVYYTDAVPFLWSSPLWFPVLVGGATVILAELRLHFPGLRDGVTARQALAGVAAVVGLYVTTALTHTGPVVPVTALIAAGAVIVWCALGDGPAVACGAVIAMIGPAVEIALVQLDVFAYSPDADQLFGVAPFLVPLYFAFGVVAALIGELTVARRPRNADPVCDTLNRGPGAD from the coding sequence GTGAAGCTGCGTATCCCAGAAGCCTTGGCGCTGTTCCTGCTCGGAGCGGTCGCGGCGCTGATCGGTGACCACAGCCATGTCGCGACCGGCACCACCGTCTACTACACCGACGCCGTGCCGTTCCTCTGGAGCAGCCCGCTCTGGTTCCCCGTGCTCGTCGGCGGCGCGACGGTGATCCTCGCCGAACTACGGCTGCACTTTCCCGGGCTGCGCGACGGTGTCACCGCCAGGCAGGCGCTGGCCGGTGTCGCCGCCGTCGTGGGTCTGTACGTGACGACGGCTCTGACGCACACCGGGCCGGTCGTCCCCGTCACCGCGCTGATCGCGGCCGGGGCCGTCATCGTGTGGTGCGCGCTCGGTGACGGTCCGGCGGTGGCATGTGGCGCGGTGATCGCGATGATCGGCCCCGCGGTCGAGATCGCCCTGGTGCAGCTCGACGTGTTCGCCTACAGCCCCGATGCGGATCAACTGTTCGGCGTCGCACCGTTCCTGGTGCCGCTGTACTTCGCGTTCGGCGTCGTCGCTGCGCTGATCGGGGAGCTCACCGTCGCTCGCAGGCCGCGCAACGCCGACCCGGTGTGCGACACGCTCAACCGCGGGCCAGGTGCCGACTGA
- a CDS encoding type VII secretion target, producing the protein MGTVSAARVDTAAVRAIAREYDTVAAIVDEVVHRHLGEVEFGASSAGRAYAAHGDAVREALAGLAVSLRQWSRAATEISVALRAAADRYEDADARAAGLVG; encoded by the coding sequence ATGGGAACGGTGAGCGCGGCACGCGTCGACACGGCTGCGGTCCGCGCGATCGCGCGGGAATACGACACGGTCGCCGCGATCGTCGATGAGGTGGTGCACCGTCATCTCGGCGAGGTCGAGTTCGGCGCGTCCTCGGCCGGGCGCGCCTACGCCGCTCACGGCGATGCGGTCCGGGAAGCCCTTGCCGGCCTGGCGGTTTCGCTGCGGCAATGGTCCCGCGCGGCGACCGAGATCTCGGTGGCCCTGCGTGCCGCCGCCGATCGCTACGAGGACGCCGACGCACGCGCGGCCGGGCTGGTGGGGTAG